In the Chryseobacterium sp. MYb264 genome, one interval contains:
- a CDS encoding TatD family hydrolase — MDFFDFHHHKEYTRNGIYNLDINTVPPDFSYSIGIHPKDIDTQNIDNQLNWLNNNITENCFAIGECGLDSFAETDQEIQERIFLRQIQLANEIKKPIIIHCVRKFYEVISLKKYSRQPMIIHGFNKKQSIADDLLKNNFYLSFGKAVLYNLSLQNTLKMIPLDRIFLETDNEDFPIEELYLKVSEIKQISLENLNKQIAENLELIKNG, encoded by the coding sequence ATGGATTTTTTTGATTTTCATCATCATAAAGAATATACCCGCAACGGAATCTATAATCTTGATATCAATACCGTTCCGCCGGACTTTTCTTATTCAATTGGCATCCACCCAAAAGACATTGATACTCAGAATATTGACAATCAATTAAATTGGTTAAACAACAATATCACCGAAAACTGTTTTGCCATTGGAGAATGCGGGTTGGATTCCTTTGCAGAAACAGATCAGGAAATTCAGGAAAGGATCTTTCTGAGACAGATACAGCTCGCCAACGAAATAAAGAAACCCATCATCATTCATTGTGTGAGGAAATTTTATGAAGTCATCTCTTTAAAAAAGTATTCGCGACAACCAATGATTATTCATGGTTTTAATAAAAAACAAAGCATTGCCGATGATTTGCTTAAGAATAATTTTTATCTGAGTTTTGGAAAAGCCGTTTTGTATAATTTATCTTTGCAAAATACTTTGAAAATGATTCCTTTAGACAGGATCTTTTTAGAAACCGATAATGAAGACTTCCCTATCGAAGAATTATATCTGAAGGTTTCAGAAATTAAGCAGATTTCTTTGGAAAATTTAAATAAACAAATTGCAGAAAATTTAGAGTTAATAAAAAATGGATAA
- a CDS encoding TetR/AcrR family transcriptional regulator encodes MRKKFTEKQIHILDIAEELIAKKGYEGTSVRDICSKANINVAMISYYFGSKEKMMSYLYQYRVLKTRENFSEFADTIKDGKPEMQMKEIIKYIVSQLFKYNYFHGFVTQELRHTENLKDELLDFYQLFVKKLDDVIKKGVASGVFTYTPRPEDILTTIIGSTLFVIRNKNFYELYVPSKNEEAYAKEAEKKVRMNLLMSVFAILGYAAD; translated from the coding sequence ATGAGAAAAAAATTCACAGAAAAACAGATCCACATTTTAGATATCGCTGAAGAGCTGATTGCTAAGAAGGGATATGAGGGAACATCGGTAAGAGATATTTGCTCAAAGGCCAATATTAATGTTGCCATGATATCCTATTATTTTGGTTCAAAGGAAAAAATGATGTCCTATCTCTATCAGTATCGCGTGCTGAAGACCAGAGAGAATTTTTCTGAATTTGCAGACACCATAAAAGACGGGAAACCGGAAATGCAGATGAAGGAAATTATTAAATATATCGTTTCTCAGTTATTTAAGTATAATTATTTCCATGGTTTTGTGACGCAGGAGCTTCGGCATACCGAAAACCTAAAGGATGAACTGTTGGATTTCTATCAGCTATTTGTAAAAAAACTGGATGATGTCATCAAAAAGGGTGTAGCATCAGGGGTTTTTACCTATACTCCAAGACCGGAAGACATCTTGACAACAATTATAGGTTCTACTTTATTTGTGATCAGGAATAAAAATTTTTATGAATTGTATGTTCCGAGCAAAAATGAGGAAGCTTACGCAAAAGAAGCAGAAAAAAAAGTGAGAATGAATCTTTTAATGAGTGTTTTTGCTATTTTGGGATACGCAGCAGACTAA
- a CDS encoding outer membrane protein assembly factor BamD, with amino-acid sequence MKKYILGLFAVVVVSSCISQQDKAMKSADKAYILKVANENFAKKKWKNALALYDRLANLVAGTDDFPNVAYNTASANYYDKNYKLAGHQFKNFAINFPKDPRAEEAAYLSALCYYEGSMDYNLDQSSTELAINELQSFLNEYPNSERSKNINTMIDELSYKLEFKAFENARQYFKMGEYKAANAALENVLNDFPSTKLRPKIYGYIMDSRYQLAVKSVYDLKDERIESALAFTRQVEKDLPDTEYAKTALDLRKKLEREKANFVIVKKNTEERIATLTAKQKKEADELAARQKSVDQEKNQIDAQKKAMQIQRDSAAIQTPPPAATFKIQR; translated from the coding sequence ATGAAAAAATATATTTTAGGTCTTTTTGCTGTAGTTGTGGTGTCATCATGTATCAGTCAGCAAGACAAAGCAATGAAAAGTGCTGACAAAGCTTACATCCTGAAAGTAGCCAACGAAAACTTCGCTAAAAAGAAATGGAAAAATGCTTTGGCACTGTATGACAGACTTGCGAATCTTGTTGCCGGAACAGATGATTTCCCTAATGTTGCTTATAATACGGCTTCTGCCAATTATTATGACAAAAATTATAAATTGGCAGGTCATCAGTTCAAAAACTTTGCGATCAATTTTCCAAAAGATCCGAGAGCTGAAGAAGCCGCTTATTTATCGGCACTTTGTTATTATGAAGGTTCAATGGATTATAATCTGGACCAGTCCAGTACAGAGTTGGCTATCAACGAGCTCCAAAGCTTTTTGAATGAATATCCGAATTCTGAAAGATCTAAGAATATCAATACCATGATTGATGAATTGTCTTACAAGCTTGAATTTAAAGCTTTTGAAAATGCAAGACAGTATTTCAAAATGGGTGAATATAAAGCTGCAAATGCCGCATTGGAAAATGTACTGAACGATTTCCCAAGTACTAAGCTGCGTCCGAAAATATATGGTTACATCATGGATTCCAGATACCAGCTTGCTGTGAAATCTGTTTATGATTTGAAAGATGAACGTATCGAAAGTGCTCTGGCATTTACAAGACAGGTTGAAAAAGACCTTCCGGATACAGAATATGCGAAAACAGCCCTGGATCTTAGAAAGAAACTGGAGAGAGAAAAGGCCAATTTTGTTATTGTTAAAAAGAATACGGAAGAAAGAATAGCAACATTAACGGCAAAACAGAAAAAAGAAGCGGATGAGCTCGCGGCAAGGCAGAAATCTGTTGATCAGGAGAAAAATCAGATCGATGCTCAGAAGAAAGCAATGCAGATCCAGAGGGATAGTGCAGCGATTCAGACCCCTCCGCCGGCAGCGACTTTCAAAATTCAAAGATAA
- a CDS encoding DNA-directed RNA polymerase subunit omega, with amino-acid sequence MSVKDTKAEVNTITYDKDKIEDKVGSIYEAIVIMGKRAEQINAEIRTELHNKLDEFAVHNSTLEEVFENREQIEISKHYEKLPKPTSIAIEEWLNEDVYFRKTEERK; translated from the coding sequence ATGAGTGTAAAAGATACAAAAGCAGAAGTAAATACGATTACTTACGATAAGGATAAGATTGAAGATAAAGTAGGTTCAATCTATGAGGCTATTGTTATCATGGGAAAGAGAGCAGAGCAGATTAATGCTGAAATTCGTACGGAGCTTCATAATAAGCTGGACGAATTTGCTGTTCACAATTCTACATTAGAAGAAGTTTTCGAAAACAGAGAGCAGATCGAAATCTCCAAGCACTACGAAAAACTTCCGAAGCCGACTTCTATCGCAATTGAAGAGTGGTTAAATGAAGATGTTTACTTCAGAAAAACTGAAGAAAGAAAATAA
- the coaBC gene encoding bifunctional phosphopantothenoylcysteine decarboxylase/phosphopantothenate--cysteine ligase CoaBC, producing the protein MSVSGKKILIAVSGGIAAYKIHFLIRDFIKKGAEVQVIMTPDAENFVTKLSLSTLSKKPVYSDFYSDNGTWNSHVEMALWADVILMAPCTANTLAKMTHGMCDNLVIATYMSAKCPVFIAPAMDLDMYQHPSTKQNLEIAEDFGHFIIPAESGELASGLVGQGRMAEPETIAKAVEDFFNSNENKSLEGKTVLITAGPTYEAIDPVRFIGNHSSGKMGFSLAEEASKRGAKVILVSGPSSQTIHHKNIDLHKVTSAKEMLDKVFEFYEDVDIAIGSAAVADYAPKEVAKEKIKKNDESLTIELIKNPDILKTMGEKKKQQFLVGFALETQNEEENAKGKLVKKNLDMIVLNSLRDSGAGFKNDTNKIKIFTKTEKKEFDLKSKDDVAKDILDFVETQLLK; encoded by the coding sequence ATGAGCGTTTCAGGGAAAAAGATTCTCATAGCTGTTTCGGGAGGTATTGCAGCCTATAAAATTCATTTTCTGATAAGAGATTTTATAAAAAAAGGTGCGGAAGTACAGGTTATTATGACACCTGATGCGGAAAACTTCGTTACCAAGCTCAGCTTATCCACTTTATCCAAAAAACCGGTGTATTCTGATTTTTACAGTGATAACGGAACGTGGAACAGCCACGTGGAAATGGCGCTCTGGGCAGATGTAATTCTTATGGCTCCATGTACAGCGAATACTTTGGCTAAAATGACTCACGGGATGTGTGATAACTTGGTTATTGCGACCTATATGTCTGCAAAATGCCCTGTTTTTATCGCTCCGGCAATGGATTTGGATATGTACCAACATCCGTCTACAAAACAAAATCTGGAAATAGCGGAAGATTTCGGACATTTTATTATTCCTGCTGAAAGCGGAGAACTGGCGAGCGGATTGGTAGGCCAGGGAAGAATGGCTGAACCTGAAACCATTGCAAAAGCAGTGGAAGATTTTTTTAATTCAAATGAAAATAAAAGTCTTGAAGGAAAAACAGTTTTGATCACTGCCGGACCTACTTATGAAGCCATTGATCCTGTGAGATTTATAGGAAATCATTCATCCGGTAAAATGGGGTTTTCCTTAGCTGAAGAAGCCTCTAAAAGAGGAGCGAAAGTAATTTTGGTTTCAGGACCTAGCTCGCAGACGATTCATCATAAAAATATTGATTTACATAAAGTGACTTCCGCCAAAGAAATGCTGGATAAAGTTTTTGAATTTTATGAAGATGTGGATATTGCAATAGGAAGCGCTGCTGTTGCAGATTATGCTCCGAAGGAAGTTGCAAAAGAGAAGATTAAAAAAAATGATGAAAGCCTGACGATTGAACTGATTAAAAATCCGGACATTCTGAAGACGATGGGCGAAAAGAAAAAACAGCAGTTTTTAGTTGGTTTTGCCCTGGAAACCCAAAATGAAGAAGAAAATGCAAAAGGCAAGCTGGTAAAGAAAAATCTGGATATGATTGTTCTGAATTCCCTTCGGGACAGTGGTGCGGGCTTCAAGAACGATACCAATAAAATAAAGATATTCACCAAAACAGAAAAAAAAGAATTTGATTTAAAATCAAAGGATGATGTGGCAAAAGATATTCTGGATTTCGTTGAAACTCAACTTTTAAAATAA
- the porD gene encoding type IX secretion system protein PorD has product MKKIISLFLLLFIFTTGFSQELLATVQVNSQQVQGSNTQAFKALEKSLRDFINNTSWTGKRLQNFEKIKSNFAIVIAERDGNRFKASIVVQAVRPVFNTNYESPLINLQDQRFSFEYVENENLIFNERQFSGKNLIDVVSFYVYLILGYDADSFQSMGGTQWFQKAQQIAQNGESQNNYDGWKQVNEPRNRSQLIREILNPNMAQLRSSFYSYHRAGMDNLFNQDQTQAKKVIFDALMQLKMYENSFTQNYFFDLFITNKADEIFNVFNSTNNGGINIADLKQLMMMFSPKNTDARWSKWK; this is encoded by the coding sequence ATGAAAAAAATTATAAGTTTATTTTTACTGCTTTTCATATTTACGACAGGTTTCTCTCAGGAATTACTGGCTACCGTTCAGGTGAATTCTCAACAGGTGCAGGGGAGTAATACCCAGGCATTTAAAGCGTTGGAGAAAAGTCTGCGTGATTTCATTAATAATACAAGCTGGACAGGAAAAAGGCTTCAGAATTTTGAGAAGATCAAGTCGAATTTTGCAATTGTTATTGCGGAAAGAGACGGAAACAGATTCAAAGCCAGTATAGTGGTTCAGGCAGTTCGTCCGGTTTTCAATACCAATTATGAATCTCCTTTAATCAATCTTCAGGATCAACGATTCTCTTTTGAATATGTTGAAAATGAAAATCTTATCTTTAATGAGAGACAGTTTTCAGGTAAAAACCTGATCGATGTGGTGAGTTTTTATGTATATCTGATCTTAGGATACGACGCAGACAGTTTCCAGTCGATGGGAGGAACACAGTGGTTTCAAAAAGCTCAACAGATTGCCCAAAATGGAGAATCTCAGAATAATTATGATGGATGGAAGCAGGTAAATGAACCAAGAAACCGTTCCCAATTGATAAGAGAGATTCTTAACCCTAATATGGCACAGCTTCGTTCTTCATTTTATTCATATCACAGAGCCGGAATGGATAATTTATTCAATCAGGATCAGACTCAGGCTAAAAAAGTGATTTTCGATGCCTTGATGCAGCTGAAAATGTACGAGAACTCATTTACACAGAATTATTTTTTCGATCTTTTCATTACAAATAAGGCAGATGAGATCTTCAACGTTTTCAACTCAACGAATAACGGAGGCATTAATATTGCGGATCTTAAACAGTTGATGATGATGTTCTCACCTAAGAATACGGATGCCAGATGGAGCAAGTGGAAATAA
- a CDS encoding DNA repair protein RecN: MLSRIYIKNFALIDTLEVSLKNGLQVITGETGAGKSIILGALRLILGERADVKSIAKSEDKSVVETEFALNNQFKKFFIENDLDYEHQTIIRREILPSGKSRAFINDVPVTLDILKELSSQLIDIHSQFETSNLFTSEYQFKIIDGLSENKKLIDEYQFEFSEFQSLKSQLKKLQTQLAENNKESDYKQFLLNELTELNLDDVDFEDLQNQLSVQENAEMISENLSQVLSRFHQEEIGILSFFNEAKSKISKIAEVSSGFAELDERLEQSFVELKDIISELENESEKIEINPANLLILTELNNKINSLFIKHNVSDINELKELRDQLSGEQKGASELEEYIIEIQENIIKKEKSLQVLADKLAKNRNKSVPVFIAKAEKLLKQLGLEKAKVDIELQDAAEFNQFGRENIQLLFQANSGFPLKPIQTAISGGERSRVMLAVKKIIAESDDLPTLILDEIDTGVSGKVAEEIGNLMREMSKDMQLIVISHLAQVAAKGNNNYKVVKQDIAGKTQSNIVPLSDAEKLNEIAQLLSGSKITEAALAQAKELIG, translated from the coding sequence ATGCTGTCAAGAATTTATATTAAAAATTTTGCATTAATTGATACGCTTGAAGTATCATTGAAAAACGGTTTACAGGTAATCACCGGTGAAACGGGAGCTGGTAAATCTATTATTCTGGGAGCACTGAGACTGATTTTAGGAGAAAGAGCAGATGTAAAATCCATTGCAAAATCGGAAGATAAAAGCGTAGTGGAAACGGAATTTGCTTTAAATAATCAGTTCAAAAAGTTCTTTATCGAAAATGATCTCGATTACGAGCATCAGACCATTATCCGCAGGGAAATTTTACCTTCTGGAAAATCAAGAGCGTTCATCAATGACGTTCCGGTAACGCTGGATATTTTAAAAGAGCTTTCTTCTCAGCTGATCGACATTCATTCTCAGTTTGAAACCTCTAATCTTTTTACCTCTGAATATCAGTTTAAAATAATCGACGGGCTTTCGGAAAACAAAAAACTGATCGATGAGTATCAGTTTGAATTTTCAGAATTCCAAAGTTTAAAAAGTCAGCTTAAAAAACTCCAGACTCAGCTGGCTGAAAATAATAAAGAGAGTGATTACAAGCAGTTTTTGCTGAATGAATTAACGGAACTGAATCTGGATGATGTCGATTTTGAGGATCTTCAGAACCAGTTATCTGTTCAGGAAAATGCTGAGATGATCTCGGAAAATCTGAGCCAGGTATTATCGAGATTTCATCAGGAAGAAATCGGGATCCTGTCATTTTTTAATGAAGCCAAAAGCAAAATTTCGAAGATCGCGGAAGTGTCCAGTGGTTTTGCAGAGCTTGACGAAAGGCTGGAACAGTCTTTTGTTGAATTAAAAGATATTATTTCCGAGCTTGAAAATGAATCTGAAAAAATAGAGATTAATCCCGCCAACCTTTTGATTTTAACTGAACTTAATAATAAAATCAATAGCTTATTCATTAAACATAATGTTTCTGATATCAATGAATTAAAAGAGCTCAGAGATCAATTATCGGGTGAACAGAAAGGGGCTTCCGAATTGGAGGAATATATTATAGAAATTCAGGAGAATATTATTAAAAAAGAAAAATCTTTACAGGTTTTAGCGGACAAGCTGGCTAAAAACAGAAATAAAAGCGTTCCTGTATTTATTGCTAAAGCAGAAAAGCTGCTGAAGCAGTTAGGTCTTGAAAAAGCCAAAGTTGATATAGAGCTGCAAGATGCTGCAGAATTCAATCAATTCGGAAGAGAAAATATCCAGCTGCTGTTTCAGGCGAATTCTGGCTTCCCTCTAAAACCGATTCAGACGGCAATTTCAGGAGGTGAAAGATCCAGAGTTATGTTGGCTGTGAAAAAAATTATTGCAGAAAGTGATGATCTTCCCACTTTAATTTTGGATGAAATTGATACCGGTGTTTCCGGAAAAGTGGCTGAAGAAATCGGAAATCTAATGCGTGAAATGTCTAAAGATATGCAGTTGATCGTTATTTCTCACCTCGCGCAGGTTGCAGCCAAAGGAAATAATAACTACAAAGTGGTGAAGCAGGATATCGCCGGAAAAACGCAATCTAATATTGTTCCTTTAAGCGATGCTGAGAAACTCAATGAGATTGCACAGTTGCTTTCAGGAAGCAAAATTACCGAGGCTGCTTTGGCACAGGCAAAAGAGCTTATCGGTTAA
- a CDS encoding DUF5687 family protein, protein MFIKFLRLEIKSFFRGSSVGMNLAMKIFRLLGILYFMACLVGGAFGAYYYVHKEMSADPVKIVSRFLIIVWLVDLIFKYMMQQLPTQNIKPFLTMNISKKTLVNYMLIKTFLSPFSWLNSLFFITFSVIALWNGFSIVGMLAWLVGVSLFFYLNNFINILLNEKEKIAIGIGILIAGIAALGYYNIFPVLSYAEIFFYNFYERPYFIVIPILLFSGLWKISFNSIFQEFYLDQGLEAKKEVGKTENIAFLNKYGVIGTFINNDIKMLRRNKVTKGILIGSFFFLFYGMLMFSSPIYKTPAMMMFMGLFVTGGFQFLFGQRVPAFDSSYYPLMMTLNVPYKEYIKAKWWLMNIVTAVSIVLALCYAYFGWEIYITFLAAGIYNIGVNSQFTLWSGAYNKMQIDLNSKEKRFGQKNSFNIKSLILLIPKMLLPMAVFAGAKYFFGITAGVVSIAVVGLIGFLLREKIFDIIVRHYKVEKYSTIDAFKNKA, encoded by the coding sequence ATGTTTATAAAATTTTTACGGTTAGAGATCAAAAGTTTTTTTCGTGGATCCTCCGTCGGGATGAATCTTGCCATGAAGATCTTCAGATTACTTGGGATTCTCTATTTTATGGCATGTCTTGTGGGAGGGGCGTTTGGGGCTTATTATTATGTTCATAAGGAAATGAGCGCCGATCCCGTAAAAATCGTTTCCCGGTTTTTAATAATTGTCTGGCTCGTCGATCTCATTTTCAAATATATGATGCAGCAGCTGCCAACGCAGAATATCAAGCCTTTTCTGACCATGAATATTTCGAAGAAAACATTGGTCAATTACATGTTGATTAAAACCTTTCTATCTCCTTTCAGCTGGCTGAATTCACTGTTCTTCATCACATTTTCAGTCATTGCCTTGTGGAATGGCTTCAGCATTGTAGGAATGTTAGCCTGGCTTGTTGGTGTTTCTTTATTCTTTTACCTGAATAATTTCATCAATATCCTTTTAAATGAGAAAGAAAAGATAGCTATAGGAATCGGAATTCTGATTGCAGGAATCGCCGCACTGGGATATTATAATATCTTTCCGGTGCTCTCTTATGCTGAAATATTTTTCTATAATTTTTACGAAAGACCTTATTTTATTGTGATTCCCATTTTGCTTTTTTCAGGACTGTGGAAAATATCTTTTAATTCAATTTTTCAAGAATTTTATCTTGATCAGGGGCTTGAAGCAAAAAAAGAAGTCGGTAAAACGGAAAATATCGCTTTTCTGAATAAATACGGCGTTATCGGGACGTTTATCAACAACGATATTAAAATGCTGAGACGTAACAAAGTCACCAAAGGTATTCTGATCGGAAGTTTCTTTTTCCTGTTTTACGGAATGCTGATGTTCTCGTCTCCCATTTATAAAACTCCGGCCATGATGATGTTTATGGGACTTTTCGTAACGGGTGGTTTCCAGTTTTTATTTGGGCAGAGGGTTCCTGCCTTCGACAGTTCTTATTATCCTTTGATGATGACATTGAATGTCCCTTATAAAGAATATATTAAGGCAAAATGGTGGCTGATGAATATTGTAACGGCTGTTTCTATCGTGCTTGCGCTATGTTATGCCTACTTCGGATGGGAAATTTATATTACATTTTTGGCGGCGGGAATTTACAATATCGGTGTTAATTCACAGTTTACCCTATGGTCCGGTGCTTATAACAAAATGCAGATCGATCTTAATTCCAAGGAGAAAAGATTCGGGCAAAAAAATAGTTTCAATATAAAATCTCTGATTCTGTTGATTCCTAAAATGCTTTTACCGATGGCTGTTTTTGCAGGTGCAAAATATTTCTTCGGAATCACCGCAGGTGTTGTAAGTATTGCTGTTGTAGGCTTAATAGGATTTTTACTGAGAGAAAAGATCTTCGATATCATTGTAAGACACTATAAAGTGGAGAAATACAGCACCATAGACGCATTTAAAAATAAAGCTTAA
- a CDS encoding ABC transporter ATP-binding protein, producing the protein MITIQNLSKTYGNATVLNIENLEIPKGETFGLVGNNGAGKTTLFSLMLDLIQPTTGFVSVDGIKVNESEAWKSKVSAFVDDTFLIGYLTPEEYFYFIGELRGQNKASVDDFLKQFHDLFNGEILNSGKYIRDLSKGNQKKVGIVGAIIGSPEIIILDEPFANLDPSTQIKLKNLIKELSKQDGVTFLISSHDLSHTTEVCNRIVVVNKGKQVKDIQTNPETLKDLEQYFADQVSLPV; encoded by the coding sequence ATGATCACAATACAAAATTTATCTAAAACATACGGAAATGCTACCGTTTTAAATATAGAAAATCTCGAAATCCCTAAAGGAGAAACCTTCGGATTGGTAGGAAATAACGGAGCCGGAAAAACAACACTTTTCAGTCTGATGCTTGATCTTATCCAACCAACAACAGGTTTTGTGAGTGTGGATGGAATTAAAGTCAATGAATCAGAAGCCTGGAAAAGCAAAGTTTCGGCGTTCGTGGACGATACTTTTTTGATTGGCTATCTTACGCCTGAAGAATATTTTTATTTTATCGGCGAACTGAGAGGCCAGAACAAAGCTTCTGTAGATGATTTCTTAAAACAGTTTCATGATCTTTTCAATGGGGAAATTTTAAACTCAGGGAAATATATCCGTGATCTCTCAAAAGGAAATCAGAAAAAAGTGGGTATTGTGGGTGCCATTATCGGTAGCCCTGAAATTATTATTCTGGATGAACCTTTTGCGAACCTTGACCCTTCAACACAAATTAAATTGAAGAATTTAATTAAAGAATTATCAAAGCAGGATGGAGTAACCTTCCTTATTTCCAGTCACGACCTTTCGCATACGACAGAAGTCTGCAACCGGATCGTAGTGGTAAATAAAGGGAAGCAGGTAAAGGATATTCAGACGAATCCGGAAACATTGAAGGATCTGGAGCAATATTTTGCAGATCAGGTAAGTTTACCGGTTTAA
- a CDS encoding S41 family peptidase, which produces MILKRIAIVFSVIGLSVSIKAQRAKTSKDSIQIFYRQLFSDLKKSYVDRKSVDWKLVESETNEHLKEYDHFMSSLEEIKVLFGKINATHCIIMKGENRYALKSDIPSKDKMSEQFISKFNTKPGFEVKVIDGEYGYILMPSISSLDQTSDKIRKIAQPLYDQIAETKINNKLKGWIVDLRFNTGGNSEPMLLALYDFLGDHEVWGTLDSDRKAGDKIKLSKGAYIYNGKKNSEIIPKGELLDQTKVAVITGLLTASSGEVTALAFKGRPHTIMIGETTLGYTTSNILTKLPFNFDMALTVGYDTDRNGIFYEKIVPDIAVTKGDNFENLLMDKNIQEAIKFFKSV; this is translated from the coding sequence ATGATTTTAAAACGAATAGCAATTGTCTTTTCAGTTATCGGATTATCCGTTAGTATCAAGGCTCAAAGGGCCAAAACATCAAAAGACAGTATTCAGATATTTTATCGTCAGTTATTTTCTGACCTTAAAAAATCGTATGTAGACCGAAAGTCTGTGGACTGGAAATTGGTGGAATCGGAAACCAATGAGCATTTGAAAGAATATGATCATTTCATGAGCTCTTTAGAGGAGATAAAAGTACTCTTTGGTAAAATTAATGCCACTCATTGCATTATTATGAAAGGAGAGAATAGATATGCCTTAAAATCTGATATACCTTCGAAAGACAAAATGAGTGAGCAGTTTATCAGTAAGTTTAATACCAAACCCGGCTTTGAAGTTAAGGTAATTGACGGTGAGTATGGATATATTCTGATGCCATCTATTTCATCCCTTGACCAGACTTCTGATAAGATCCGTAAAATAGCGCAGCCGCTGTATGATCAGATTGCGGAAACAAAAATTAATAATAAGCTGAAAGGGTGGATTGTTGATTTGCGATTCAATACAGGCGGAAATTCTGAGCCTATGCTCTTGGCCTTATATGATTTTTTAGGAGATCATGAGGTTTGGGGTACGCTTGACTCCGACAGAAAAGCAGGGGATAAAATAAAACTCAGCAAAGGAGCTTATATCTATAATGGGAAAAAAAACTCTGAGATCATACCTAAAGGGGAATTACTGGACCAGACAAAAGTGGCGGTAATTACAGGCTTGCTTACCGCGAGTTCCGGAGAGGTAACCGCATTGGCTTTCAAAGGGAGACCTCATACCATCATGATCGGGGAAACTACTTTAGGATATACTACAAGTAATATCCTTACAAAACTGCCTTTTAATTTTGATATGGCTTTGACTGTGGGCTACGATACAGATCGAAACGGTATTTTTTATGAAAAAATTGTTCCCGATATAGCGGTTACAAAAGGGGATAATTTTGAAAATTTACTCATGGATAAAAATATTCAGGAAGCCATTAAATTCTTTAAGAGCGTATAA
- a CDS encoding T9SS type A sorting domain-containing protein has translation MVSHLKSSAQPQTIDEKEFWKQIRLYPIPVNDVLTIDWSEDLDHIIESVSLYQHNTLHWKFQQQNIPSLNKKLQINMTGYPWGIYVLKFTLKDGRTFTKNITKR, from the coding sequence ATGGTATCTCATCTAAAATCTTCAGCTCAACCTCAAACAATCGATGAAAAAGAATTCTGGAAGCAAATTCGCTTATATCCGATTCCTGTAAATGATGTACTGACCATAGACTGGTCTGAAGATCTCGATCATATCATAGAATCTGTTTCGCTTTATCAACACAATACCTTACACTGGAAATTTCAACAACAAAATATTCCAAGTTTGAATAAGAAATTGCAGATCAATATGACGGGTTATCCTTGGGGTATATATGTATTGAAATTTACGCTAAAAGACGGAAGGACATTTACTAAAAACATTACTAAAAGATAA